AGCCAGCGCATCGATCCAGTCTCGGAAAACGGCTTCCATGGCGCCGATGGTGCGCACCGTCATGAGTCGGGCACGAAGTGGCGAGGATTCGGGGAGTCCCCTGGAGTACCACATGAGCACTTTTCGGTAGTGACCGGGAGGCAGAGGCCGTTCCGCCCGGAAGGCTTGCAGGTGAGCCTGAACGGTTTCCCGGAAATCCTTCCAGGTCGGTTCGGGGTTCCACGGACCGACTCGCCCCCAATGACGGGCGATGGCGGAAAAGATCCAGGGATTGCCGAGGGCCGCCCGCCCGATCATGACGGCGTCGCAGCCCGTTTCCGAAAGCATCCGATCCGCGTCCGAAGGATCCATGACGTCGCCGTTTCCGATGATCGGGATGCTCACGGCCTGCGTTGCGCGGCGGATCTGCCGCCAGTCGGCTTCGCCGCCGTAAAGCTGCTTGGCCGTCCGGGCGTGGACCGTCACGGCATCGGCTCCCGCGGCCTCCAGGCCGCGAACCACTTCCACCACGTTGACGGCCCGCTGGTCCCAGCCGATGCGGATCTTGACCGTGACGGGGATGTCCACCGCCCGTTTCACGGCGGAGACCATGGCGAAGAGTTTACCGGGCGTGCGGAGCAGGGCCGCTCCCGCCCCCTGCCGGACCACCTTCCGCACCGGGCAGCCGGCATTGATATCGACACTGTCGGCGCCCCGTTCAGCCACTTTCCGGGCCACCCCGGCCATGGTTTCCGGGTCGGAACCGAAGATCTGGACGGCCACGGGAACACCGATTTCCGGGTCCCGTTTGAACAGGTTCCAGCTTCCGGAATGGTTGCGGATGAGCCCTTCGCTGCTGATCATTTCGGTGGTCACAAGCCCTGCGCCCAGACGGGCCGCGAGCCTCCGGAAGGGCCGATCGGTTACACCCGCCATGGGCGCAAGCACAAGCGGGGGATCGATCAGAAGCTCACCGATCCGAAGCGGCGTCACTCTGAATGCATTTTCCGTTTTCAGAACCTTCTGAATCTTCAATGACGCCACCTCACTGCACCCGGTACATGTCGGCATTCTCCTCCGAACCCGCTGAAAAACTCCCGGACAGCTCCTACTTCACCGTCACCACGGGACAGGGAGCGTTCAGGATCACAAAGCGGGAGGTGGACCCGAAAAGCAGTTTGCTCACCTGGGATCGTTTCCGGACACCCACCACAATCTCGTCCACATGGTTTTCGTCGGCGAACTGAACCAGGTCTTCTCCGGCCGAAAGCCCCCTCACCAGAAGATGCGTTTCGTAGGGTATCCCCTCGTCGCGGAAAAGGCTCTCGGCCTGCTGCAGCCCGTCACGGGCCGTTTCGATTTTTTCCAGGGAATCCTCATGGCCGCCTATGAGTGACCAAGCCACGTAAACCCTGGCCTTGAAATGGCGCGCATGGAAAACGGCCAGCTTCAGGGCTTCCTTCGCAGTTCGCGTTCCATCGTACCCCACGAGTATCTTGAAGCCTCTCCGGGTCTCGTCGTTCACCGTATCTTCCTGTGGCTGAGTGGTTGATCTTCGGGACCGCCTTTGCGGCCGCCCCCGGTCCGGCCATGTCGCTCCCGCTCGGTTTCAGCCCATGTCCTGCGGAGCGCCCTCCGCGTTTCAGCCGCGAAGCCGATCATAACCACGGACCGGCCGGTTCATTTCTTCCTCGATGATACCCATGCCGCCTTCAAGACTTTCCTCCAAAAGACGCCGGAGAACCTGGTCGTCGACGACCGTGAGGCCTTCCCGCACGTTGAACCGCCGAAGGAAAGCTCGGGGTACAGACGCAACCTCAACCGGAAAATCGGCCCGCAATATGGTTGCCTGTTCTGCTATTTGGAAGCTGTTCCATGATCTTTATGATTCGCACCGAATAATCAAGCAGCCTTTCTTCCAGGTCATATACCTGCTTCCCCTCGTTCCCAAGCTGGAGCTTGGGAACAAGAAGCAAAAGATCTGCACCCAACCAAAATGTCTCGCGCAAAGGCGCAAACAGATTTTCTTATTTTTTGTGACAGTACCTCAGGAGTCAGGCACTATCTATCCTCCGGCGCGGGCTTTGGCATTCCCAGGAGCTCTCTGACCAGCCGGACCCCATCGCGGTTCATCTGCTTCATGTACGGGTCGTTTTGCCCGTGGCGTTCGACATCTGCCAGCAGGGCCTCCACCGCCTCGACGCCGTCTTCGTCCCGCACCGCCTCACGCGGCGTCTTGCCGCCCAGCGCAGGCAGTTCCATATCGACCCAGTCTTCCCAATGTTGTCTTATTATTTGAGCCACCTGCCGGCGCACTTCAGGCTCCTGCATTAGTGCTTCATGCTCGGCGGAGGATCTTGCCGCCTGTCCCGACTGCTCCCGATCTTGCATCATCTTTTCGAGGCTGCGGATTTCATCCACCCTGAAGCGTGCGCGGGAGCCAAGCCCGGCTTCGATCTTTTCGCGAAGTGCCTCGGCCCTTTGCGCCGAATTGACTTCCGCCGTCAAACGACCTTCATCTATAAAAATGCGGCCCAACGTGGTGCTGGTCAATCCGGCTCCTGCCTTGTGTCCCTTGCGGTCCCAGGTGATCTCGGCCCGCCGGATGCGCCCGTGCGCATCCCTTTCGGCTTGTTCTCGAAGCTCGCGCGCTTCCATTGTAACGCACAGGGAAACGAGCTTTTCAAAGGCTTCTTCGGCCGAATCGATGTCGTAGACAAGCTTGTGGAACTCGAACGGATCGCCGTCGGAGTTGTATATTCTCGGTCTTGTAAAGAGGGCGTGGTCAATGGCCAGGTAGAGCTCCCGGATTTCGAAGTCCCAGTCATTGAGGACCTGGTCTGAGATTACCGGCTCCTCCGCTTTTATCCTTCGTCGCAGTTCGATGATCGCTGGCTTGTGGCCTGGGGGAATGGCATAGGTGGCGAGTCCCATGATCATGCCGACACCGTCGAGGCTCACCGCCCGGCCGAAAACGATGTCCGACGGTTTGAGGTGGCGCGAACCGCTCCGCTCCTGAACCATGATCCGACCGCCCGCTAGAATATCCTGCAAAAGGATCTGCTTGCCGGACTCCACCTCGACGACTTCATAAAAGCTGAAGGGCTTGCGGTTGACTGCCTCGATCAGTTTGCGCTCCAGGGAGCCTAATTTGGAACCTTGCTTCTCGGCATACAACTCTGCCGGCGTCCGTCCCGACGAGACGTCAAGTTCGACTTCTTCCATCATCGGATCATATACATATTCCCAATTGAACACAAACCAGGGCCAAAAAAGCGGCATTTGCCGCTCAATAAGCCCAGCATCCAGTTCCCTTTCATCTTCGTCGGGCCACAACAAATATTCAAGCAAAGCCATCTGCAACGTTTTTTCCCCAAACACACGTTCGGCATATTCAACCGTATCATCGAACAGTCTGTTGTAGGCCTCGCTCAGTCGTCTGTAATCCAGATCCTCCTGGGCCGTGACCTTCTTGGGAAGGCAGCATTTCTTATATTTTTTGCCGCTGCCGCAGGGGCAGGGAGCATTGCGTCCGATCTTCATATCCTTCCTTCCTCCCTTCCTTAAAAGAAAATGCCGGAGGGCGGCGGCGGTCAGGGATTCAGCCGCCGCCATAAACGCAGCGCCTCTGCCGGATCGCCGTTGAGCAGCGCCGCGCAGGCCAAAAGGCGGCGGGTGGCGGGGACCTTGCGCTTGGCGGCCGATTCGCGGGCATGGGCGTACATGGCGGCGAAATCGCCCCGGGAAAAAGCCTCCCGGGCGTCACGGTAATGGGTCCGGGCCGCTTCCTCGACATCCATAAGCCGTGACAGATCCGCGCCGCAGCGCCGGCATGTGGCGGCCCCTTCCAGGTTGGCGCGGCAGACCGGGCAGTGTTTCACGCGATCATCCCTCCAGATAGAACAGGGCATCGTCCAGTTCGGAGCGAAGCGCTTCGGCGTCCGCGGTGCGGTTTTCCCGCAACGCTTCCCGAATGTCTTCCACCAGGTTCACGATCTCGTCGCGATCCTCTTCATCCAGGTCCGCCAACAACGTTTCGGCTCTGCGAAAGAGCGGAGCGTAGGCTTCCGGGATTTCCTCGACCGGCATTTCGGCGGCTCCGCCGGCGGGACCTGTCGAATCGTCCGGCGTGGACCAAAGGCCGGCGACTCGACTGCGGGTTTCCGCCAATTGATCGTCAGAGAAACGGGAGATGGCGTTTTCGATGGTGGCGTCGATGGTCTTGCCGGTCTTTTTCTCCAGGGCCCGAATTTTTAGGATGCCGTTCAGATCGAGGTCGAACTGCAGGACGATCTCACTGCCCGCCGGTGCCGGCGTCAGCTTGAAGATATAGTTTCCCAGCAGCACGTTGTCCTCGGCGTCGGGGTGCTCGCCCTGGTAAACGCGTACGTCTACGGCTTCCTGGCGGTCATGCACGGTGTAAAAGACCTCGCTTCGGGTGGCCGGCAGTTTGGTGTTGCGCCGGATGATGGGAACGAACATGGTGGCGCTCGGAACACCGTCGATGTCGCCGATGGCCGATGTGCCGAAGGTATAAGGGGTGATGTCCACCAACACGCCGGTGCCTTCCAACCCCATTTCCCGGGCCGCCTGAATCCCGGCGCCCATGGCGACGCAGAGGTCCGGATCAATGTGGCTCCGAGGCCGCTTGTTGAATTTTTCTTCCAGCATCCGCTCAATCATGGGGATTCGGGTGGACCCGCCCACCAGGATGATGTCATCGATGGCCGAGGGGAGCATCTCAGCGTCCTTCAGGGCGCGGTTGACCGCCTCCATGGTGCGCCTCAGGTCCGGTTCGATCATGGCCTCGAAGCTTTCCCTGGCCAGTTCCAGACGCAAATGGACATCTCGGCCGTTGCTCTGATACAGATAGTCTTCCTCCACCATTGCGAAGGGGGCTGTGGAAAGGGCGATCTTGGCCTTTTCCGCCGCCATCTTGAGCCTGGCGAGAAGCTGCGGGGTTTCCGGTGGGTTTTTCCCGACCTCCTTCGCCAGATGCGCCAGCAGGTGACCGACGATGCGGCGATCGAAATCGTCGCCCCCCAGGCGGTTGTCGCCGGTGCTGGCCAACACCTCCACCACCCCGTCCTCGATGCGCACGATGGACACGTCGAAGGTGCCGCCGCCGAGATCGTAGACCAGAATACAGCGGTCTTCCGGGTTGTGGCTCTCGTAGGCGAGGGCTGCCGCCGTGGGTTCGTTGATGATCCGCACCACTTCGAGCCCGGCGATTTCTCCCGCTTCCCGGGTGGCCTGGCGCTGAGCGTCGGTGAAGTAGGCCGGCACGGTGATCACCGCCTTGGTCACCGGTTTTCCGATGTGACGCTCGGCCCTCTCCCGAAGCGCCTTAAGAATGAAGGCTGAAATTTCCTGGGGGGAGAAGCGGTGAGGCCCCAGGGCGATCTGTTCATCGGAGCCCATTCGGCGTTTGATGGACATCACGGTCCGCTCCGGGGCGGCCACGGCCTGGTTGCGGGCCTCGACGCCGACGATGACGGCGCCATCGTCATTGAGGCCGACGCAGGACGGCACGATACCGTCGTCCCCATCGCAGATCACGGTCACCCGACCGTCAGCGGCGAACGCCACTTCGCTGTTGGTGGTGCCCAGATCGATGCCGATGATCGGTTCCATTTTCTTCTCCTCTAGCGAACGCTGCTCATTGGTTATTAGTCGTTTACGGGGTTTTTGGATGGCGCCTTGTTGACGATGACGTTCGCGCTGCGAAGCACGGTGCCACGGTGGACGAAGCCCCCGCTCACCTCTTCAAGGACTTCGTTGTCCCCGGCACCCGGCGAGAATCGGCGGTCCACGGCCGCCATGAGGGTGGGATCGAAAGGCCGTCCGATGGTTTCCACCGGCTGAATGTCCAGGTAGCTCAGGGCGCGGTCGAAACGGCGCAGCGCCAATTCATAACCTTCGATAATCCCCTCGATCCCCCTGGGCGGGCGCCTGAAAAACCCGCCGGTCGATGCGACGCGGCGACTGGCTGCCAGGCCGCGCCGCAGGGCGTCGCGGACGTCGAAAAAAAAGGACGCGGTGCGCCGCTCACAGGCTTGGCGAATATTTTCTTCCAGTCGATCCAATTCCTCGAAGCGTTTTTGAACCAAGGCCATCATTTCCCGCTGGCCGGCCATAAAATCCTGCTGAGCCTTGATGGCGGCATGCTGCTCCCGGTTCTGGTACCTGATCTCCTGGCGCAGGGCGATGAACTCCATCAGCAAGGTGTACAAGTCGCAGGTGGTGGCATCGGTCTTTTCAAAGTCGGGCAGGGTTTCCGGCAGGTCGGCCAGCCAGGATCGAAAGTCCTCGATGGCTTGCTGCTTCCATGCGGCCGGCGATGCATCCAGGGGCCGGGTGACGCGCACGCCGGCCATGCGGCCCAGGCGGGCGGCGGCGCCCGCGAGCAGGGGGTGAACGATCCGGGTCACGGCCAGGCGCCGCCCTGACCGTAGTGTTTCGATGACCCGCTGCCAAATCATCTTTTTTTCTCCGTATCCGGTGACGATGGCAAGGGGGACGACGCATGCCGGCGGGACACTTGGCCCGCCGCTTGCCACAAGGTACCCAAACCGACCCGTCGCCGGCCGGGGGTGGCGGCGCGCGCCAGGGCTTCAAGGGCCTCGCGGGTGTCGGTGATCCGCGTCGGGCCGAAAAGCGCCGTTTCCAAGCGGACCGTTTCATCCTTGATGCGTTCGTAAGCGGTGGCGATTTCCTTGAATCGCGCGGGGTCCTTTTCCGGGGTATGGGTCCGGATCAGCGCCAGGTAAGCCTTGCGGATCTGGGCGTCGGTGGCATCCGGGCGAACGCCCAGTCTCAGATAGTCGATCAGCATGCACGTTTCCTTTCAGTTCGACGGACGCCGGACGGTCATTTGCCGAACAGAAACTCCCAGGCTTCCGGGGAGAGTTTCTCGGTCTGCGCTGGTGTCAGCAAGGGCGTGAAATGATCGAAGATCCATTCGCCGTTAAACTCTCCTTTCATTTTATCCCGAATCAAATGGATGATCTCCCGGGGCAGACCGCGCAGCCTCATTTGGTCCATGAGAATTTCCACGCTTTGGATCATCGGTTCCACCAGCGTTTTCAGCACTTCGGGGGGCGGCGGCGGATGGTCCGGATCGCTGAGCACTTGATCCATCAGACAGGCAAGAATGTCCGTGTCGAAATCGGGGCCTTCCTCGTCGTCCTCGAAGCGGTCGTCAAAATCGGCCGGGGAAAACTCCGGGCGGTTCAGAATCTCGAAATCGAACTGCCTCAAGGCATCCGCCAGGCGGCCCTTGGCGTAGGGCGCAAGACGCCGGGAAGCGGCCCGCAGCATTTCTCTTTCTTTGTCGCTAGCCGCCCGCACGGATTTTTCAAAGGCCGCCGCGTCGTCGATTTCTCCGGCGAGGTGGCGGACCACTATCAGGTAGAAGTCAAATAC
This is a stretch of genomic DNA from Desulfoglaeba alkanexedens ALDC. It encodes these proteins:
- the dusB gene encoding tRNA dihydrouridine synthase DusB, which encodes MKIQKVLKTENAFRVTPLRIGELLIDPPLVLAPMAGVTDRPFRRLAARLGAGLVTTEMISSEGLIRNHSGSWNLFKRDPEIGVPVAVQIFGSDPETMAGVARKVAERGADSVDINAGCPVRKVVRQGAGAALLRTPGKLFAMVSAVKRAVDIPVTVKIRIGWDQRAVNVVEVVRGLEAAGADAVTVHARTAKQLYGGEADWRQIRRATQAVSIPIIGNGDVMDPSDADRMLSETGCDAVMIGRAALGNPWIFSAIARHWGRVGPWNPEPTWKDFRETVQAHLQAFRAERPLPPGHYRKVLMWYSRGLPESSPLRARLMTVRTIGAMEAVFRDWIDALASGDLPFHVCKAGEESARCR
- a CDS encoding universal stress protein, producing the protein MNDETRRGFKILVGYDGTRTAKEALKLAVFHARHFKARVYVAWSLIGGHEDSLEKIETARDGLQQAESLFRDEGIPYETHLLVRGLSAGEDLVQFADENHVDEIVVGVRKRSQVSKLLFGSTSRFVILNAPCPVVTVK
- a CDS encoding SEC-C metal-binding domain-containing protein gives rise to the protein MAAAESLTAAALRHFLLRKGGRKDMKIGRNAPCPCGSGKKYKKCCLPKKVTAQEDLDYRRLSEAYNRLFDDTVEYAERVFGEKTLQMALLEYLLWPDEDERELDAGLIERQMPLFWPWFVFNWEYVYDPMMEEVELDVSSGRTPAELYAEKQGSKLGSLERKLIEAVNRKPFSFYEVVEVESGKQILLQDILAGGRIMVQERSGSRHLKPSDIVFGRAVSLDGVGMIMGLATYAIPPGHKPAIIELRRRIKAEEPVISDQVLNDWDFEIRELYLAIDHALFTRPRIYNSDGDPFEFHKLVYDIDSAEEAFEKLVSLCVTMEARELREQAERDAHGRIRRAEITWDRKGHKAGAGLTSTTLGRIFIDEGRLTAEVNSAQRAEALREKIEAGLGSRARFRVDEIRSLEKMMQDREQSGQAARSSAEHEALMQEPEVRRQVAQIIRQHWEDWVDMELPALGGKTPREAVRDEDGVEAVEALLADVERHGQNDPYMKQMNRDGVRLVRELLGMPKPAPEDR
- a CDS encoding Hsp70 family protein, with translation MEPIIGIDLGTTNSEVAFAADGRVTVICDGDDGIVPSCVGLNDDGAVIVGVEARNQAVAAPERTVMSIKRRMGSDEQIALGPHRFSPQEISAFILKALRERAERHIGKPVTKAVITVPAYFTDAQRQATREAGEIAGLEVVRIINEPTAAALAYESHNPEDRCILVYDLGGGTFDVSIVRIEDGVVEVLASTGDNRLGGDDFDRRIVGHLLAHLAKEVGKNPPETPQLLARLKMAAEKAKIALSTAPFAMVEEDYLYQSNGRDVHLRLELARESFEAMIEPDLRRTMEAVNRALKDAEMLPSAIDDIILVGGSTRIPMIERMLEEKFNKRPRSHIDPDLCVAMGAGIQAAREMGLEGTGVLVDITPYTFGTSAIGDIDGVPSATMFVPIIRRNTKLPATRSEVFYTVHDRQEAVDVRVYQGEHPDAEDNVLLGNYIFKLTPAPAGSEIVLQFDLDLNGILKIRALEKKTGKTIDATIENAISRFSDDQLAETRSRVAGLWSTPDDSTGPAGGAAEMPVEEIPEAYAPLFRRAETLLADLDEEDRDEIVNLVEDIREALRENRTADAEALRSELDDALFYLEG
- a CDS encoding nucleotide exchange factor GrpE — translated: MIWQRVIETLRSGRRLAVTRIVHPLLAGAAARLGRMAGVRVTRPLDASPAAWKQQAIEDFRSWLADLPETLPDFEKTDATTCDLYTLLMEFIALRQEIRYQNREQHAAIKAQQDFMAGQREMMALVQKRFEELDRLEENIRQACERRTASFFFDVRDALRRGLAASRRVASTGGFFRRPPRGIEGIIEGYELALRRFDRALSYLDIQPVETIGRPFDPTLMAAVDRRFSPGAGDNEVLEEVSGGFVHRGTVLRSANVIVNKAPSKNPVND
- a CDS encoding J domain-containing protein, yielding MLIDYLRLGVRPDATDAQIRKAYLALIRTHTPEKDPARFKEIATAYERIKDETVRLETALFGPTRITDTREALEALARAATPGRRRVGLGTLWQAAGQVSRRHASSPLPSSPDTEKKR